One Cryptomeria japonica chromosome 9, Sugi_1.0, whole genome shotgun sequence genomic window carries:
- the LOC131066708 gene encoding flowering-promoting factor 1-like protein 1, which yields MSGVWVFSNGVARLVSNPMAEPLDGSMEVTRSKRKVLVYTPTNEVITNYAALERKLLPLGWERYNEDSEVLQYHKTCSVHLISLPRDFSKFKSIHMFDIVVKNRNAFEVRDMYI from the coding sequence ATGTCTGGCGTGTGGGTTTTCAGCAATGGTGTGGCCAGGTTGGTGTCCAATCCAATGGCGGAGCCTCTTGATGGATCCATGGAGGTCACGAGGTCGAAACGCAAGGTCTTGGTCTACACTCCCACCAATGAGGTCATCACTAACTATGCTGCTCTTGAGAGAAAACTTCTCCCTCTTGGCTGGGAACGCTATAATGAAGACTCTGAGGTGCTCCAGTATCACAAGACCTGTTCTGTGCATCTCATTTCTCTGCCCAGAGATTTCTCCAAATTCAAGTCCATTCATATgtttgatattgttgtcaagaacCGCAACGCCTTTGAAGTCAGAGACATGTATATATAA